TCGCTCAGTGCGTGTCCCAAGATGCGGGTCGAGTTGTGTGTGATGCCGGTGCTGATGTGACCGGGCATGACCACAGACGCCTTGACATGAGGGGCATTCTTGGCGAAATCGGTCGTAAGCGCTTCGGTGAATCCCTTCACGGCGAACTTGGCAGCGCTATAGGCGGTGTGAGGGCGGGTCGGTCCCAGGGAAGCCCAGAAGCCGTTGACGCTGCTGGTGTTGATGAGGTGCCCCTCGGTCGACGCGATCAGCATTGGGACGAACGCTCGCGAGCAGTAGTACACGCCGTACCAGCAGACGCCGAACGTGCGCTCCCAGTCGGCGCGCGGATGCTCGATGAAGCTGCCGCCCCCGCCGATGCCCGCGTTGTTGAACAACAGGTTGATGTGGTCGGTGGCGTGAGCCTCGGTCACGTGGTCGCGCCAGGCCAAGACCTCGGCCTCGTCGCTTACGTCGACGGTGGCGGTGCTGACGGTGATCTGGGCGTCGAGCGCTCGGCATTGCGCTGCGACCTCATCGACCGACCCCGCGTCGACATCGCCCAGAGCCAGGTTGCAGCCGTCTGCGGCCAGCAACAGAGCCAGGTCCTTTCCCATGCCGCTGCCGGCCCCAGTTATTACAGCGATCTTGCCCTTGAAGTCCATCGCCCA
Above is a genomic segment from Acidimicrobiales bacterium containing:
- a CDS encoding SDR family NAD(P)-dependent oxidoreductase, which translates into the protein MDFKGKIAVITGAGSGMGKDLALLLAADGCNLALGDVDAGSVDEVAAQCRALDAQITVSTATVDVSDEAEVLAWRDHVTEAHATDHINLLFNNAGIGGGGSFIEHPRADWERTFGVCWYGVYYCSRAFVPMLIASTEGHLINTSSVNGFWASLGPTRPHTAYSAAKFAVKGFTEALTTDFAKNAPHVKASVVMPGHISTGITHNSTRILGHALSEDVAALSGAFQENAPTTSAEAARIILDGVQAGRWRILVGEDAHIIDEMVRAHPEEAYEATFVNRLHEAGAMQTLIPAPPSAHID